In Archocentrus centrarchus isolate MPI-CPG fArcCen1 chromosome 1, fArcCen1, whole genome shotgun sequence, the following proteins share a genomic window:
- the LOC115790188 gene encoding protein Wiz-like, producing the protein MDSLASPQPVMCEVCGTYFETRRGLSSHARLHLRKLGVTVSESSGAPIELLYQITRERYGSLPDFKSDSFLHVSVPQKITLQQESKPPPEEEDTNTTYKTGVGLLTTSQIVDHQGSAANLNESSASVLPSTPPPVKPAEGSSSSSSERTAAAKPLWAPRETDAPITLASDPRDEVYVCELCGCWYETRKGLASHARAHLRQIGISDSDIKGSPIDLLYQIMEEEDLKPVDFEKKEELPSNSPPRSSSKRPSTQSPPPESSSSKRPKISEECTCILCGEEFENRKGLASHARSHLRHIGMSELVGKNSAIDAVQDLVSSGMLEAVHTPKTNNTASSSAAPSPAPPFPEVPAQSSGPSQSWTPFSSTPLSTSPEKISQSPQAPVNRAPKAKKGFRLAVDPLHRKPKPEPVETEVSVQLKASTSESSSPVQNLAAAVISAKPSESASTDVPSPPTVLCEFCGQLFDTRKALSCHARAHLRQLGLTWSIKTSPIDLLKEVMMHGEEGRKELSVRGSTASGKGSWSSQGSRRSLDSLTSGERASNSPLDYSMKEKSSFSKSGVIHLDTSCELCGFDFENRKALASHARAHLRQLGIIEWKADGATSPIELLSELIKRDPAKVSEITKRYRMGDLYIKKSQRTAPSPSPSTDSDSVVGSSLKSSMQHREHKASRKEYSNYSVRSSRGVHLQKHGASTGRENQNRNSQQPPRSGNIPALLPKPPLTPLVKLVGKIYSLKCRFCEEVFQGPLSVQEQWITHLQKHILSLGCKDKTSPPATPVTTPALVHPVAV; encoded by the exons CATCTCCACAGCCAGTAATGTGTGAAGTCTGTGGAACGTACTTCGAGACACGCCGGGGACTTTCCAGCCACGCCCGCCTCCATCTGCGCAAGCTTGGCGTAACGGTGTCAGAAAGCAGTGGGGCTCCCATAGAGCTCCTCTACCAGATCACCCGGGAGAGATATGGCAGCCTTCCAGATTTCAAATCAGACtcatttttacatgtttcagtgcctcaaaaaattacattacagCAGGAGTCCAAGCCACCTCCAGAAGAAGAGGACACCAATACCACTTATAAGACGGGGGTTGGGCTCTTGACAACTTCACAAATAGTGGATCATCAGGGATCTGCAGCAAACCTGAATGAGTCGTCAGCGTCTGTCCTCCCATCAACTCCTCCTCCTGTTAAGCCAGCTGAAGGCAGCAGCTCATCTTCCTCAGAGCGCACAGCCGCAGCAAAGCCACTGTGGGCACCACGGGAAACTGATGCTCCTATCACATTAG cTTCAGATCCCCGTGATGAGGTGTACGTTTGCGAACTTTGTGGCTGCTGGTATGAGACACGCAAAGGCCTGGCTAGTCACGCTCGGGCCCATTTGCGCCAGATTGGAATCTCTGACAGTGACATCAAGGGGAGTCCTATTGATCTTCTTTACCAGATCATGGAAGAGGAGGACCTCAAGCCTGTTGACTTTGAGAAAAAGGAAGAGCTCCCATCCAATAGTCCACCTAGATCCTCGTCCAAACGCCCTTCTACTCAGTCACCTCCACCTGAGTCATCCTCAAGCAAACGGCCTAAAATATCAGAGGAGTGCACGTGTATTCTCTGCGGGGAGGAATTTGAGAATAGAAAAGGCCTGGCGAGCCATGCGCGCTCTCACCTGCGTCACATTGGAATGAGTGAATTAGTGGGGAAAAACTCTGCAATTGATGCCGTCCAGGATCTGGTGAGCAGTGGTATGTTAGAAGCCGTACacacccccaaaacaaacaatacagcCAGCTCATCTGCAGCACCATCTCCAGCCCCACCCTTTCCTGAAGTCCCAGCTCAGTCTTCCGGTCCAAGCCAATCCTGGACccctttttcctccacaccCCTTTCAACAAGCCCTGAAAAGATCTCTCAGTCTCCTCAGGCGCCTGTTAACAGGGCACCAAAAGCTAAGAAAGGTTTTCGGCTAGCGGTGGACCCCCTCCATAGAAAACCTAAGCCTGAGCCTGTAGAGACTGAGGTGTCTGTTCAGCTGAAGGCATCCACCAGTGAGAGCAGCTCCCCTGTGCAGAATTTGGCTGCTGCTGTCATTTCTGCAAAACCTTCTGAATCCG CGTCCACAGATGTGCCGTCCCCACCGACAGTCCTTTGTGAATTCTGCGGCCAGCTGTTTGACACCCGCAAAGCCCTGTCTTGCCACGCTCGTGCCCATCTCCGGCAACTTGGTCTCACTTGgtcaattaaaacatcaccaattGATCTTCTAAAAGAAGTGATGATGCACGGTGAAGAAGGCAGGAAAGAGCTAAGCGTCAGGGGGTCTACAGCATCGGGCAAAGGCTCATGGAGCTCTCAAGGCTCCAGAAGATCCCTAGACAGCCTCACGTCTGGGGAAAGAGCTTCTAACTCGCCTCTTGATTATTCCATGAAAGAGAAATCTTCATTTAGCAAGAGTGGAGTCATACACCTTG ATACATCCTGTGAGCTTTGTGGGTTTGACTTTGAAAACCGTAAGGCCCTGGCCAGTCACGCGAGGGCCCACCTCCGACAGCTGGGCATCATTGAATGGAAGGCAGATGGAGCGACTTCCCCAATCGAACTCCTCAGTGAGTTGATCAAGAGAGATCCAGCCAAGGTGTCGGAAATAACCAAGCGTTATCGCATGGGAGACCTTTACATCAAGAAG tccCAGAGAACTGCTCCTTCCCCATCGCCGTCCACAGACTCTGACTCTGTGGTCGGCAGCAGTCTGAAGTCTTCCATGCAGCATCGTGAGCACAAAGCGAGCAGGAAGGAGTATAGCAACTACAGTGTGCGCTCCTCAAGGG gGGTGCATTTACAAAAACACGGGGCATCTACAGGTAGGGAAAATCAGAACAGGAACTCCCAGCAACCACCGCGGTCTGGCAATATCCCTGCTCTGCTGCCAAAGCCCCCACTAACTCCACTGGTCAAACTGGTGGGTAAAATCTACTCCCTCAAGTGCAG